ACACCGACGTTCGTCCCGCCGAAGACGAGCCCGGAGAGCGTCCCGACTACGCCCATCATCCACCACCGTTCGACGAAACACCGTTGTTTCATCCAGTCAACTCCGGGCACATCGACGACCGTCTGTGCGGTCGCGACGAACGCCAGCGTCACGACGCCGAGTCCGACTCGGAGCGGACCCGCGGGCACTTCCTCAAGCACCACCATCCCGAGGAGCGTTCCGAGGGCTGCAGTCGCGAACACCGGAAAGAAGCGACGGCCACAGCTCCGGAGGTCAGCCGGCGAGACATCACGGGCAATCGAGAGATTCACCCCCAAGATGGGGAGAATCATGAACACGACGGCGGTGGACGGCTCGATTCGACTCGCCAGCGCCATCGTCCCGACGAGCGCGAAGCCGAAGCCGGCGACGCCGTTGACGACGCCCGCGAGCAGAATCACGGCCGCGAACGCCACGAGGACCGCGGGTGCGAGACCGAGTACCATCAGTTGCGAGTGGGGTTGCGCGTCACGTACCGAAGGGGCGAATCACTCATCGTAGATGTCCCCTCTGATGTCCTCGACGAACGTCGCGAGCCTGCTCGCTGCGACCGTGTCCAAGAGGACGACGGTCCCGCTTGCGTCGTCCCGAGGGAGATGGACGATAACTCGCTTCTTGAACAGGCGGACAGTAGCGGTTAGCTCCCCTTCGCGTGCTGTCGCGGCCGGGCTCTCACGCCGCCCCTGGTCGGTACGGATATCTGCCAACAGCTCCGCTTCGAGGTCTGACCCGTGAAGCTCGGCGACATCGTCTCGCCGGTACAGGTCCCGATGGTCGTCGCCGTCGTAGATGATGACGGCCTGAAGCGCGTCGCCGGCGTGTGAACGCAGATGTGCGACGAGGGCATCGGGCGTCGTCATATCCACACCACTCCGGTTGAGCGCCGGCGTTTCGAAGTGAACGGAGACACGGGCATGACGGCCCGTTCGTTAGCCCGCGGTGACATAACACTACTGTCTCGCGCGCCGTCTAGGGCGTTCACTCCGCGACCAGCGGGCGGCGCCGTCGGGAGCGATCGTCGCTGTTGTCGGTCGTGACCGAGTACAGCGTCTGTCTGGCGTCCATGATCAGCGGTCGGGTTTCGACGACCCCAGCGTCTTGCAGTTCCGCGAGCGCGTCGCGGACGGTTCGAGCGGGCAGCAGCGTTTCATCGACGAGCTGGCGTTGCGTCGCTTCCCCTTGGTTGGCGAGCACCAGCGCGACCAGCTTCACGCTCGGCGGATACCCCTCGATTGCCTCGCTGAGCGCCGGGAGGTCGGTGAATGTGAGTCCAGCCATGTCCGGAGGGACGCGAGTATCGTATTTATCAGTACAGCGGCAGTGCATCCGTACTGCACAGCCGCGCCGCTGGCGTGTCCGTTCGCGTGTAAAAATCGCCGCTGACCGACGCGACTATCCCGCTGATTGCCGCGTTAGAACGTGATGATTTCGTAGTCGTCGTCGACGAGCGAGCGGATGCTGGGGTGGCCGTCGTTGTCGTCGATCTGGACGACGCCGGCGTCGGCGACGGCCTCGTCGACGCCGAAGGCTCCCGAACAGTAGTCACAGGCGGAGGCGTCGGCCTTGACGCTCTGATACAGGTCGTGATAATCGTGGTCTTCGGCTTCCAGTTCCGGAATCCACTGGGTCCCTGCGCCGTCGAAGATGAGTTCGAGCTCGTCCTCGTCGTTGTCGGCGAACTCCTTTGCGGCCTCCAGCCCGTTGACGAGGCGACCGAGGTTCGTGTGTCCGTCCGTTCCTGCCAGAATTACAACTGCTGCGTTTGCCATTGTACACCGACCAACGCCGGGGGAGGTAAAAGCGAGTCGGGTCCCGGAACCGAGGTGTGGACAGCGTATCCCGGTGTGCAGCCGGTTACCGTAGCTTGATACCCGTGCCCGGCGACCGGCGAGTATGGACGACGTGGACTTTCTCGTCATCGGTTCCGGCTCTGGACTCGACGTGGCGAACGCGGCCGCGAGCCGCGGCCAGTCG
This portion of the Halosegnis longus genome encodes:
- a CDS encoding TSUP family transporter, with protein sequence MVLGLAPAVLVAFAAVILLAGVVNGVAGFGFALVGTMALASRIEPSTAVVFMILPILGVNLSIARDVSPADLRSCGRRFFPVFATAALGTLLGMVVLEEVPAGPLRVGLGVVTLAFVATAQTVVDVPGVDWMKQRCFVERWWMMGVVGTLSGLVFGGTNVGVQLIAYFKSRDLSHGLFVSVVALVFLGLNGVRVAAAGVLGLYPSRTVVLASVAAAAPAIVGVEIGKRLQTAVADAHRDRFVLLLLTGIGLRLLQVGLS
- a CDS encoding DUF7522 family protein; amino-acid sequence: MTTPDALVAHLRSHAGDALQAVIIYDGDDHRDLYRRDDVAELHGSDLEAELLADIRTDQGRRESPAATAREGELTATVRLFKKRVIVHLPRDDASGTVVLLDTVAASRLATFVEDIRGDIYDE
- a CDS encoding MarR family transcriptional regulator produces the protein MAGLTFTDLPALSEAIEGYPPSVKLVALVLANQGEATQRQLVDETLLPARTVRDALAELQDAGVVETRPLIMDARQTLYSVTTDNSDDRSRRRRPLVAE
- a CDS encoding DsrE family protein, with the translated sequence MANAAVVILAGTDGHTNLGRLVNGLEAAKEFADNDEDELELIFDGAGTQWIPELEAEDHDYHDLYQSVKADASACDYCSGAFGVDEAVADAGVVQIDDNDGHPSIRSLVDDDYEIITF